DNA from Pelobacter propionicus DSM 2379:
TCTGGAGCAAGCCTATGGCTAAGGAAAGATGATGTTACACCAATTGATTTAAGTTGGAGAAATATATTAGTAGTATAGTTTTTGTCCGAAAACCATAGCTTTGATACGAACGGGGTCGAGAGGATCGTTTGGCTCTGGGATGAGCAGTGATATGGTCCGCATGAACAAAACAGCCGGTTATTGAAATTCGTTTGATCTTGATTCCCTCGATTGCGGAAGATGTCTCGATGTTACGTGCCATCGCTTCTTCCCGTTTTTGGGGATCTTTCAGATAGGGATTTGTGGTGAGCAGAGATCTTTTCATGGTGCTAAAATAGCATGCTTTGTGCCGGGTTTTCCATTGTTTGTATGCCCGGCTGCCGGAAGTGCGGAATAACTACGCTAAGCCCCAGTTGATCCAGTTTGAGGAATTCGCCGGCTGTCTGTCGTGGTGGCACAGCCGGAAGGAAAACGAGCGGGCCTGGCCGATGCCGGTGGCGCGGATCATTGAGCAGCGGATATTGGAGATCGTGGAAGGGATCAGACATGTGCTAGCGGGAGGCGGGTCGTCCCTGTCGGCTAGACCAGCAGCATCGCCTTTCCCTTCTCCCGCCTCTCTCGCGAACCGAGAGCGGGACGGGGAATAACTATCATTGCTCCGGAGTAATGGAGGCATACCGGATGAATTCAGGCCATAGACAGGGACTGGTGGAACTGGGCGCGGAACGGTTGGCGGATGCGTTGCTGGAGCTGGCAAGCCGGGATCATGGGGCCGAAGATCTGGTCGAGCGAATGATCGCCACCCCTCAGGAGAATATCGAACGCTTCAAGAAGAGGCTGGCCGGCATCAAGCGGAGCCGCCGCTTCATCCGCTGGGGTGAATCCGCGGCCTTTGCCCGCGAACTGCAAGAACTCCTGCGGGATGTGGAAACAGGCGTTTCCACCCCCCGCACGGGCGCCGAACTGGTGGCCTCGTTCTACGAGTGCGATAAGGGGGCGCTGGGCAACTGTGACGACTCCAGCGGCCATGTCGGCGATGTTTTTCGTTATGATGCGCGGGAGCTCTTCCTCGGCTACGCTTCCCGGTGCGACGACAAGGCGTGGCTTGGTGACCTGGTGTTCAAGCTGAACCGGGCGGATGATTACGGTGTGCGGGATACGCTTGTCGGTTGTGCGGCCGACTATCTGCCGGAGCCGGTCATTCGCACCATGGCGTGGCGCTTTCAGAAGCAGGCGGACAAGGAGAGCGAAGAGTACGCGAAGCGGCACTGGCTGCTGCTGGTGGAGTCCCTGGCACGGCAACTGAAGGATGCGCCGCTGTTCGAGCGGACCCGGCTCGCATCCTGGGGGAGCCTGTCGACGGCAGCCTGTGTGGATATTGCCCGGGTCCATCTGGAAAGCGGTGATGCTCCAGCGGCGCTGGGGTGGCTGGAGAAAGCCTCCTCGGACGAAGGCCATTATGCAGCGGAGCGGGATGAGCTGCTGTATGAGGTGCTGGGTACTCTGGGCGACAGGGCAGAACAGGCCGACACCGCCTGGCGGATGTTCCGGCGCAGCCGTTCGCTGTCTTCCCTGGAGCGCGTGCTGGAGGTTCTCGGACCCGGGCAGCGGGAGCAGGTTGTGGCGGGTGAAGTTACCACCATCCTTGCCGGCGGAAGACTTTCCCTCGGGGATGCTGTCAATGGGGACGCAAAAGTGTACCAGTTTCGGGAATTGAAAAGTGTACCACCCTGCTGGTTAGAGAAGTTCCTCAATCAGGTGTTGTTGAAATGGATTCACCTCCTTTCTGAGAGAGTTGCTTGGCGAAGGCATGTCCCTGTAACCGGTAGCTGTGCCCTTTGATGTTGACCACCTTGCTGTGGTGAAGCAGGCGGTCCAGGATGGCCGAAGCAATGACCTGGTCTCCGAAGAGTTCCTGCCAATCGGAGAAGCTCTTGTTGGAGGTGATGATGGTCGAGCTTTTCTCGTAACGATAGGAGATGAACTGGAAGAAGAGGTAGGCTTCCTGGTTGTTGACCGGTAGGTAGCCGACTTCATCGACGATCACCAGACTTGAGTTGAGATAGGCCTTTCCCTTGGCCTGACTCTCCTTCAGCTTGGCGATCAGGGTGTGCATGGTGGTGAAGTAGACCTTGAAGCCGTGATAGCAGGCCTTGATTGCCAGGGCGATGGCGAGGTGGGTCTTACCCACTCCCGGCGGTCCCAGGAAGATGACATTTTCGTGTTTGGCCAGAAAGGTCAGATCGAAGAGTTCCATCACCGCTTTCTTGTCCAGATGGGGATGGAAGGTGAAGTCGTACTCCTCGATGGTTTTGGCCATGGGAAGACCGGCGATCTTCATGGCGGTATCCACACGGCGCTTGTCCTTTGCCGCCACTTCTTCCTCCAGGAGCCGGTCAAGGAAAGCAAGGTGAGAGCTCCCGTCGCTCTGGGTGATGGTGGCGACATCGTCAAGGATTTCCACCGCCTTGAAGAGTTTCAGTCGTTTCAGGTTGTCCTGGAGGCGCTCATAGGTCAGCTGTTCCATGGGGCACCTCCGGCGGCGTAGCGGTCATACTCTTCCAGAGGGCGACGGTAGACCTCGGGGTAGAGCGTTCCGGTCGTGAGACCACGGGTGGCCTTCCCCCGGTCCTGGCCATAGCGCGGGGTCTGCCGAGGAGTCCGGGGTGGCGGTTTGTCAGGAATGCCGATGGTCTGCCCTTTGAGTTCCGGAATCTGGTACAGGGCCAGCAGTTCGTCATCGTGATAGATCCGAATGACGCCGGCCTTGACCTTCAGGAGAACCTTTCTCCCGGCTTCCTGGTAGGGAACGTAGTAGCGGTTGCCGCCAAAGGAAAGCAGGCAGTCCTTGTAGACCTTGCGGAAATACTTGAGGGAAGTGTCGTATTCGGAGGGCGGTAGAACTCCCAGGCAGGGCTGCTCCTGCTCCCAGCGGGCCTGAACCTGCTGACGGTGGGTACCGTGGATGCGCTGGTGGGCAGTCTCCGCGATCCAGGCGGCAACATCCTGATTGGTCTCTTCCAGAGAATGGAATCCGTACCCCCTCCAGAAACTTTCTCGCACATAGTGCATGGGGCGTTCGACCTTTCCCTTTACCCAGGGGCTGTAGGGAGGGCAGAGGCGGGGCGTAAAACCGTAGTGCCTGGCAAAATGAAGGAATTCGGTGTTGAACACCGGCCGGCCATTCTCCCGGCCCACGACGACCTGCTTCATGTTGTCGTAGAGGATCTCGGCGGGAACGCCCTTGAGGTGGCGAAATGCCCGGAGGTGACAGTCCATGAACACCTCCAGGGTGCATCGTTCAACGAATTCGACGTACATGGCCCGGGAAAATCCCAG
Protein-coding regions in this window:
- a CDS encoding DUF6880 family protein produces the protein MNSGHRQGLVELGAERLADALLELASRDHGAEDLVERMIATPQENIERFKKRLAGIKRSRRFIRWGESAAFARELQELLRDVETGVSTPRTGAELVASFYECDKGALGNCDDSSGHVGDVFRYDARELFLGYASRCDDKAWLGDLVFKLNRADDYGVRDTLVGCAADYLPEPVIRTMAWRFQKQADKESEEYAKRHWLLLVESLARQLKDAPLFERTRLASWGSLSTAACVDIARVHLESGDAPAALGWLEKASSDEGHYAAERDELLYEVLGTLGDRAEQADTAWRMFRRSRSLSSLERVLEVLGPGQREQVVAGEVTTILAGGRLSLGDAVNGDAKVYQFRELKSVPPCWLEKFLNQVLLKWIHLLSERVAWRRHVPVTGSCAL
- the istB gene encoding IS21-like element ISPepr5 family helper ATPase IstB gives rise to the protein MEQLTYERLQDNLKRLKLFKAVEILDDVATITQSDGSSHLAFLDRLLEEEVAAKDKRRVDTAMKIAGLPMAKTIEEYDFTFHPHLDKKAVMELFDLTFLAKHENVIFLGPPGVGKTHLAIALAIKACYHGFKVYFTTMHTLIAKLKESQAKGKAYLNSSLVIVDEVGYLPVNNQEAYLFFQFISYRYEKSSTIITSNKSFSDWQELFGDQVIASAILDRLLHHSKVVNIKGHSYRLQGHAFAKQLSQKGGESISTTPD
- the istA gene encoding IS21 family transposase — translated: MDIAALKRSGHSIRWIARKLGIHRKTVKKYLESNSFPAYHRKDIKPSILEPYHQIIRDFLDEDEYQATWILTRIKRMGYSGSYDTLKVFVRSIKEQKRRIAYQRFETEPGLQAQVDWGDFKVVESTGKTTTLYAFVMVLGFSRAMYVEFVERCTLEVFMDCHLRAFRHLKGVPAEILYDNMKQVVVGRENGRPVFNTEFLHFARHYGFTPRLCPPYSPWVKGKVERPMHYVRESFWRGYGFHSLEETNQDVAAWIAETAHQRIHGTHRQQVQARWEQEQPCLGVLPPSEYDTSLKYFRKVYKDCLLSFGGNRYYVPYQEAGRKVLLKVKAGVIRIYHDDELLALYQIPELKGQTIGIPDKPPPRTPRQTPRYGQDRGKATRGLTTGTLYPEVYRRPLEEYDRYAAGGAPWNS